AACCGGATATACGGCCTGCAATTCCACCCTGAGGTGTCACACACGCCGAAGGGACATATAATCCTCGAGAACTTCGCCTTCAAGGTATGCGGCTGCGCCAGAGCCGGATGGGATATTGAGCGCTTCACGGTTGAAGCCGTTGAGAAGGTTAAGAAGGCCTTGGGAAATGCTCGAGCCGTCATAGCCGTCAGCGGGGGAGTTGACTCTTCAACAGCCGCCCTGTTGGCTTCTAGGGCCATAGGAGGAAACCTGACCGCCGTTCACATAGACCATGGGTTGATGCGTGAAGGGGAAAGTGTTGAGGTTGTTTCGTTGCTGAGAAGGCTAGGGTTAAACTTAGTTTTCGTAGACGCTTCTGAGAGGTTTCTCTCAGCCTTGGAGGGGGTGGCTGAATCCGATAGAAAGAGGATGATTATAGGCAAGTTGTTTATAGAGGAGTTTGAGAAGGTCGCTCAAGACGTAGGCGCGGAGTGGCTGATTCAGGGGACCATCGCTCCCGATGTGATCGAGAGCACCCGCGGGGGGTCTCGGAGAGCTGATAGAGGTCATGGAGGTCTCATCAAGATACATCACAACGTCGCTGGCTTGCCCAGTGGCATGAAGCTCAAGTTGATGGAGCCCCTATCCCAGCTTTTCAAGTATCAGGTGAGGAAGCTGGCTAGAAAGCTGGGTTTACCAGCCCACATATCTGAGAGGCAGCCTTTCCCTGGACCTGGGCTGGCTTGCAGGGTGGCGGGTCCAGTAACCGCGGAGAAGGTTGCGCTTCTCAGGAAGATTAACGTCGAGGTGGAGGCGGAGCTTGAGAGGTACAAGCCTTCCCAATACTTCGCGATGCTGGTGAATAACCTTAAAGCCGGGGAATCCAAGCTCGGCGAATCCATAGCGGAGAAACATCTTGGAATCCACGTGAAGGCCCATGTCTTGCGGGATGAAAGCGTAGGAGTTAAAGGAGATCGCCGCGTTTTAGGTCGAATCATGACGCTGGAGCCTGAGGATCCCGGGGTCTGGGATTCAGCTTCATGGATAAACATCCTAAGGATGCAGAACGAGGTTACTGGGTCGATCGCCGAGGTATGTAGGGTCGTGGCCTTGCTCGCCTGGAAGAATGAGGGAAGATTCGGGGTTATCGCCAGGGCTGTAGACACATTAGACTACATGACAGCGATCCCCACATATGTGGATTTCAATCGACTTTCACGGCTCGGCATGTCATTGTTAAACCAATATGGGGAGCTGGGGTTTTTTGGGTTTGAGGTTACAACTAAGCCAGCTGCCACAATCGAGCTGATATAAACATCTAAAAGCTTAAAACACGTTAAAACCCAGTTATAAAAGGGATGAAACTCGAAGATCTTTTATTGGAAATCGAAGGGAAAAAGGACGAGTTGATAGAGTTAACGAGAAGGCTGATCCAGATTCCCAGCGAAAATAAGCCACCGATAGGGTATGAGAAAGAAGCCCAAGAGTACTGGGCTGAAAAACAACGAGAGCTGGGTTTAACCGTGGACATTTTCACCCCGGATGAGGTTCCGGGCATAACTCAGCACCCAGCGTACCTGAAGGGGCGAAGCTACGTTGACAGGCAGAACGTCGTGTCCAAATTGAAGGGGTGTGGAGGAGGGAAATCGATAATATTAACCGGCCACATGGACACCTCCCCGAAGGAGCCTTTACCTTGGGGCGTTCACGGCCCGTTCAGCGGGGACGTAGAAGATGGGAAAATATATGGAAGGGGAGGCTTCGACATGAAGGGTGGGCTCGCATCCTCCTACATGGCGGTTAAAGCGATAGTGGACGCAGGCATCAGGTTGAAGGGAGATGTTTACTTGGAAAGCGTTGTGGACGAGGAGTATGGAGGAGCCAACGGAACACTAGCCTGTAGGCTTAAAGGATACGAGGCAGACGCCGCCATACTGACCGAGTGCAGTTGCCTAGCCATCTGCCCAGCCACCCGAGGAGACAAAAACTGGAAGATCACGTTGAAGGGAACGCCTGGAATGCCATACACCGGAGAGCTGCCCACAAACCCCGTATACGGCATGGCGAAGATCATCCAAGCCCTAAGAAATTACGAGGAGATCAGAAATGAGAAAACGAAGAGACACCCCCTATACATCGATGATCCAAACCCTCTACCGGTGTTGATTAAGAAGCTTAAGGCTGGGGAGGTTGAACCCCACGGGGCCCTAGGCATACCGATAGACTGCTGGTTGCTGGTAGGCCCTCAAGTATACCCTGGAACCCTCGAAGAAGACTTCGACAAGGAATTCTTCAGCTTCATGGAAGCGGTTGTGAACACGGATCCCGAGCTTAGAAGAAACCCGCCCACCTACGAGTTGATGTTCCGCTACGTCGAGCCCACGGAGATCGATAGAAACCACCCCATCGTGAAACAGGTTGAGAAAGCGTTCACGCTGGCCACTGGAAAACCAGCCGTGGTGAAGGGCGCGCCCTTCCCCTGCGACGCATTCATCTTCAACAAGTACAGCAAGACGCCCGTAGTGGTTTTCGGTCCAGGCGGAGCCAACGCCCACGCTCCCGACGAATACGTTTACGTCGAAGACCTGATAACGCTGACTAAGACCCTGGCGGTTTCCATCGTGGAGTGGTGTGAACCAGCTTAAACCTTAACCTCGCCTAGCTTACTTGACGATGATTTCACGCCTGTAGCTGGACAGTTGTTTCCCCTTATCCTTTGTGATGGCTACTCCATCCTCCCATCGAAGACCAATGTCGCCTTTGGAGAGCCATATGTCAACGTTGAACACCATACCAGGCTCCAGCGTAAACGCGGTTCCATCTATCCAGGGTCCTTCACATTCCTGCAAGCCGGTGCCGTGGGCTGGCCCGTAAAGGATCGATTCCTTTCCAAACCCATGCTTATTCAAGGCTTTTCGAAACAGCTCGTAAATTTCTTGGGCTTCAACCCCTGGGCCCATGGCGTTCAGAATTAGGTTTTCGATTTCCAGTCCCGCTTCCATCAGCTTCCTCGCCTCAGGAGGTGGCGGTCCAATGGTGAGCGGCCTACATATGTTGCCGCAGTAACCCTGAAACTTCGCTCCGAAGGAAAGCTGGATCAACTCGTTTCTACCGAGCCTTTTATCCGTAGACCTGCTTAAGCCTTGGTTTGTCCTTGGGCCGGAGCAAACCCATATGGGGTATGCGGTGGACTCAGCTCCAGCCGTGAACATGGCGCACTTCGCCTTCGCCTCCACCTCCCACTCCGACCTCCCCTCTTCCAAGAAGTCCAGCGCCTCCATCAAGGCTTTTTCCGCTATTCTCGAGGCCTCCTCCATCATCCGTAACTCATCATCCGACTTTATCATCCTCACCTTAAACAAGACATCGTCAGCCTCCACGATTTGAGCCCCTTTCACCGCGTTTCGCAGATCCTCGTACAAGGCGTAGGGGAAAATGTTCGAGCCCACGATTCCCACCTTTCTTATTTTAACGTCGCCAGCCGCGTCCGGTATGATGTCCTTAAACCGTATGTCCGCCGTCTCAGGGTAAGGGGGGGCTGAAGTTTCCAATAGAAAGGGGTGAACGTAAACCTTGCTCAGCCTCGATGTGGCTTTAGCGTAAACGATGGACTCCGGTCCCCCTGTCAGAAGCGCCGCCTCGCCCACCCTTGGAACGATGAAACCGGCGAAGTCAAAGTTCGGAGTAAAGTCAGCCACATACCTTACGTGGTGGGGCTCCCCTTCGCTGGAATATCCGACCAGCAGGTCTAGGCCCCGAAGATCCATCTCGAGTTGAATCCGCCTCACCCTCCCCCTATACTCATCGTCCGGAATCCTCAACGACATAACCTACTCGCCTCCAAACCATCCCTCTTACCTCTAATAGAATAAATATATATAAAGGGTGAAATAGGAACCCAGTTAACTTAGTTGGCTGAATGGATTTGGATGAGAGGTAGGATGAAGTTTGGAGCTTGTTCAATGGGCTGAGAAATCCTCTAAACAGCTTGAAGGCATATTAAAGAAATGCAAGGTCGCCATACTGCCCATCGGAAGCACGGAGCAGCATGGCCCCCACCTGCCGACGGGCACAGACCACATCATCGGATGGGAAATCGCTAAAAGGGTGGCGGAGAAGACTGGGAGCCTCCTATTGCCGATCGTTCCCATAGGGTTCTCCGAGGATCACTATCCAAGGGCCGGCACATTAACGTTTTCAGCGGAAACCTTAAGGCATGTGATCAGGGATCTCGCTAAAAGCCTCTCCAGAAACGGCGTGAAACACGTCGTCGTGATGTCTGGGCACGCTGGGCACTTAGCTCAGCTCGGCGACATATGCTACGAGCTCAACGTAACAGGTGACCTGGGAAACACGTTAATCCACAACATATCCCCGTACAACGTTTTACCCGTCGAGGCCCTTGCTGAAATCTTGGAGGAAGAAGTCTTCATGCACGCTGAGGAGATGGAGACCTCCCTGATGCTGTTCCTCCGACCAGACCTGGTTGACATGAGCAAAGCCGTCAAGGAAATACCCCCCTTCATACCCAAGGGGCTGAACACACCCGCCTTCCTAGAGGGAATAAGGGTGTTCACCACCTCTAAATTCCTTGGAAGGGACCTGAAACACGGCGTGTGCGGAGACCCCACCCTAGCCACAAAGGAGAAAGGCGAAAAACTCATGAACCTCATCGTCGACGCGTTAACGAAAGCCGTGAAAAAAGCCACCGAAACATAATAACTTTCTTAAATTTAATCATAATAAACTTAAAATCGTTAAACTTTTTAGAGGAATTTAGAGTAAAATCCGTTGTCCCAATAAAGGTCTTATCGTTAAGATTTATATATCAAAAATGGAAATACTTTACCCAAGGAAAATTCCAAAGAGGTTAGGAAAGAAGTATGAGTGAAGAAAAGGTTTCTAGAAGAAGGTACGTGAAGTACGCGGCTGCTGGCGTTGTCGTTGTCGCTGTGGCTGGCGCAGGCGCCTACTATGCGACGAGGCCTAAGCCCACACCGACTCCAACCCCCACACCGACACCGGGTAAAGTTGTTGAAATAGAGTGGGGTATCTGGTCTTGGGGAGTAGAGCTAGTCCAAGACAATGCCAGAATATTCAACGAAAACAATCCGGACATACATGTAAGAGTAGGTGACTATGGTTTAGACACTTATGGGTCTGCCTTAGCTACTACCTACGCCGGCGGTAACCCGCCCAGCATGCATTACAGCACGCCGGACATAACCATCACTTATCAAAACGCCAGGCAAACGGTAGACATGGAAGACTACTACCCCGACATTAGAAAGTACATGAGCGATGTGATTGAAGGATATAGGACGGGTATTGTGAATCCGTTTACAGGTAAAATATACGGCCTATTCTACTATTCAGGCGGCCAAACATTTGTATACAATAAAAGGCATTTGGAAGCAGCTGGAATCGGTGACGAACCTCCGAAGACATGGGACGAGCTCATCGACTACTCTAAGAAGATTCAGAAAAAAGGCGTTGTGGATTACCCGCTCGGCTTTTTCGCTGGTAGTTGGGGATTCGTAGAATGCGCCATCTACTGCACCTTGATGGCCTTAACGGAGGAGAATCCGCCATATCTATGGGATGAAGATCTGAACCCCAAGTTTAACTATAAAGGCTCCTCCCTATTTAACGCGATAAAGGCTGTAGCTGAAGCAATATGGGTCCACAAAGTATCAACAACCGCGTGCATACAATACGATGAGCCGACTACGGTTGACGTGATGGGCTCGGGTAAACACAGCTTCATCTGGATGCCGGATTACGAGTTAGCGTTCATCAATCCTCCCGGAACCAGCGCTGAAGCAGGCAACTTAAAATACGCCATAAGCCCAGGTCCAACGGGTAGAATATCCAGCATCTATAGAACATACCTTGCCTCAAAAGCTGGGACTATCGATAAGGGAAAGGAAGTCCTAGACGCAACATGGAGGCTAATGCAATTTACAGGCGGGAAGACCACAAACACCAAACCAGACTTTGAAAAAGGCGTATACTTTGTGGTAAAAAGGCTTGCCATGCAAGCTGGCTTAGCCATCCCATACATATCGCTATGGGAGGACAAAGAGGTACTCAATTCCATGTCTGGTTGGTGTGACCCTGAAGCTAGAAAAGCAGCCTTAGCGAGGGTATACGACTTCTTCAACGACCCTAAGATGACCCCCTGGTGGGATCCATGGTGGGGCTACTGGCTGGCAGGCGTCGTCAGGCCGAAGGTACATTCTCTGTGGCTAGGGGAGCAAGGGAAGCCTCCCTCAGACGACACAATTCTCGGCGTATTAAACGACATCGCAAATGAATGGATTAAGATGAAGAAAGAAGCCGGTATGTAAGGCTGGAAGGCTGAGCCCAAGCTTGAGAGAGTTGCGGGACATCCTCATAGGGCTCGCACCAGCTCTAATCCCCATTTTTATTTTCACCTTTTACCCTGTATTATACGCCCTCTACGTTAGTACACTTAGATACAACTTGAAATACCCGGAACAATTTGGATTCATCGGAATGGGCAATTACATTGAAATGACTAAGACCTATTATTTCAGATACTCTCTGCTCAGCACTGGGCTTTTCGCGGCGTTAGCCATACCCGTCATAGTCTTTGGATCCCTAGGATTAGCGATCTTACTGTCCCAGAGGTTTAAGGGATCGGGCTTTCTACAATGGTTGGTGTTGGTTCCTTGGGCCATACCCTACGTGGTCAGCGGAATCGTTTGGAAGTGGATGTTCGACTCCAATTACGGGTTATTTAACGACCTAATGGTTAAGCTAGGAGTAATCTCATCTTATCAGCCTTGGCTAACTAGGCAATGGCCTGCGATGTTAGTCTTGCTTTTAGCGTTCACATGGGTTTCACTACCCCTTCCAACCTTGCTCTTCTTGGCTGGGATACAATCCATACCGAACGAGCTGTACGAGGCCGCGTTAGTCGACGGCGCTAAGGCCTTTGCTAGGTTTAAAGCCGTCACCTTCACCTGGCTTAAGCCGATAATGTTGATAGTTGTTATATACACTACATTGATGTCGATATGGATGTTCGATTTAATATACGTGATTACGCAGGGCGGACCAGCAGACTTCACCGCCTTGATATCCTACTACACGTATAATGAAATGTTTACTTTCCTCAACTTTGGGAGAGCTTCAGCCTTATCGGTTTTCGTGCTTATCATCGGTATCGCCTTGATCTTCGCCTACTTTAAAGCCCTGCAAATAGGGAGATTGAGGCTTAGAGCATAGGGGGTTGCCTTATGAACAGGAAATCGATAGCTCTCGCCGTCGCCTTCATAATCGTATGCGTTTGGATTTTGTTTCCAATAGCTTGGATGTTTAACATAAGCCTTCAATTTGAACCCCAAGTCAAGCATTCTCCACCCTACTATCTTCCTCCCACTCCGACCGTCCAGAATTACTGGTTTGTCTTCAACGCGAGGGTTGCCATCCAAGAGAGATTGAAAACCTTCGGTATAAAGGGAGAATTCCTACCTGCGGTAGCTCAAGAATATCCTAGAGCCATAGTCAACAGCGTAACCGTGGCTCTTATAGCGATGGGCTACAACATCATAGCGGCTTTGCTTGCTTCTTACACGTTTACAAGGATAAGGTTTAGGGGTAGCGACAAGCTATTCTACCTCTCGGTTATGGGGAGGCTGATTCCACCTGTGGCCATAGCTGTTCCCTACTACATAATCATGTTTAACGCTGGGCTACTGGACACACTTATCGCCGTTATAATGATCCACATTTACTTCACCTTACCCATCAACATATGGATACTTAACACATATTTCGGGGCTTTACCTGAGGACATAGAAGACGCGGCGCGGGTGGATGGATACTCCCGTCTGGAAACGTTGTTTAAAGTCGTCCTTCCCGTCATTAAACCAGCATTAGTGGCGATCGGAATAATAGCCTTCATGACCTCTTGGGGAGAATTCTTCTTCACATTCCTCATTACAAAAACAGGAGCCGCTAGAACCCTACCAGTCATTGTAGGATTTATGTCAGCTCAACCAGTTAAACCCATGGGAATAATCTCAGCATCGGGTATAATAGCAATGCTGCCGGCCTTGGTCGTTGTCGCCATATTTAGGAGATATTTAATCAGAGGTCTGGTTGCTGGAGCTGTTAGATAGGCGAGGGAAACGTAACAAATTACTTCATTTAAAAAATTCGTCCTCTACTACACTATAGCTTGCTCCGTCTTTACGTCGAATAAATGGATCTCCTTTTTATTGAAGGTAACCCAGACCCTTTCATCCATGTTAAGCCGGAGGGATGATGGAACCTTGGTTTTAATTATGTCCTCGCCAATCTTCAACGCCACAACGGTGTCGGCTCCCATAGGCTCCAAAGTGTATACTAAGGCTTCGATTGAATCTTTAATCTTGCGTTCATGTATGGTTATTGAGCTCGGCCTAACTCCGAAGATCATCTCAGAGCCTCTGGGCAGAGCTGTTAACCGATCCTTAAACTCCTTGACGGGGATGCTGAAGTCTTTGAAGTCCAGACTCGGGTTTTCACCGTCGCTGTAAACGCATCTAAGTAAGTTAATTGGAGGGCTACCTACAAACTTGGCCACAAACAGACAGTTTGGCTGGTCGTAAACCCTTTCAGTTTCATCGTATTGTATCAGCTTTCCTTCATTCAAAACCGCGACTTTGTCGGCCATGGTTAACGCTTCAAGCTCGTCCGGGGTGCCGATGATCGCGGTGAGGTCTAACTTTTTCTGCAATTTTCTCAGCTCAGCCCTCATGTGAAGCCTAAGCTTTGCATCCAAGTTGCTTAGAGGCTCGTCCATCAAGAGGACCTTCGGGTCTCTGATGATGGCTCGGCCGATGGCTACTCTTTGACGCTCTCCTCCGCTGAGTAGGGCGGGGGGCTTCTCTAGGAGGTGGCTGATTCCAAGCATGTCTGAAACGCTTTTAACTTTGCTGTTAATCTCGCTTAGAGGAGCCCTCTTTTTCTTAAGTGGGAAAGCTAGATTATCGAATACGTTTAAGTGCGGGTATAAGGCATAGCTTTGAAAGACCATGGCCACATCTCTTTGATGGGGTGGGAGGTCATTTACCAACCTATCTCCTATGTATATGTTGCCTTCATCTTGGGATACTAGGCCCGCGATCATTCTCAATATGGTCGTCTTTCCGGCCCCCGGTGGACCTAGGAGGGAAATGAATTCTCCATGTTTGACCTCCAAGTTTAATTTGTTTACTACAATGTTTTTTCCATATTTCTTGGTTAGGTTTTCCAAAACAATCTTAGGCATTTCTCATTCCTCTTAGAATATTGCTTCACCACTTTTCTTATCGAAGAGGTGAATTCTCTCCATGTCGAACTTTAACCATAATTTTTCTCCATAATCCAGTTTAGCCGTCCTAGGAGCCATCGCCCTAACCGTTTCCTTTCCTACGGCTAAGTCAACGATCATTTGATCGCCCAACAACTCCAACACTTCTACAGCGCCTTGAACATATCCGTCCCTTCCCTTCTCCTTTTGAAGCGAAATGTCTGTGGGCCGTATCCCAAGGACCACCTCCTCCCCAACGCCCCCCTCTTTGAAGAGGGCTTTAAACCTGCTGACGTCTAGGTTGACATCATCGAACTCTAAGTAAATGGCTCCATCTTTTTCGATACGGTTGCATTCGATGAAGTTCATGGTTGGAGTTCCCACAAATCCGGCGACGAAAAGGTTTTTAGGTTTGTTAAAGAGGTTCTCTGGGGTATCGTATTGCTGCAGTAAGCCTAAGTTCATCACAGCTATTCTGTCCGCCATCGTCATCCCTTCAAGCTGGTCATGTGTCACATATATTGTGGTTTGCCCCACCTCTTTCTGAAGTCTCTTCAACTCCACCCTCATTATGGCCCTTAGCCCAGCGTCCAAGTTTGTTAGTGGTTCATCCAATAGAAATAGTTGAGGATTCCTCACGTAGGCCCTGCCGAGGGCGATTCTCTGCTTTTCTCCCGCCGTGAGGCTCATGGCATCCTTGTCTAGTATATGATCAATTCTAAGCATGGCAGCTGTTTCTTTAACTCGTTTTCTAATCTCATCTTTAGACATTTTCCTTTGCTTTAATGGAAAAGCAAGATTATCGTAAACTGTCATACCGGGATAAATGGCGTAGAACTGGAAAACCATGGCAATATCCCTTTCCGGTGGGGGGAGATCGTTTACGATTTTATCGCCGATATACACGTTTCCCTCATCCTGTTTCTCCAGTCCAGCGATCATTCTAAGAGTCGTGGTTTTCCCGCATCCTGAGGGCCCTAAAATACATACAAACTCTCCATCTTTCACCTCTAAATTAAGATGGTTAACCGCAGTTACCTTACCGAACCTCTTAGTGAGGTTTTCCAATTTTACGCTAGCCATCTTCCAACCTCCACCTCATTATTCGGCTCTCGCTTTCCCTCCGACTAGGGCAAAATATTTATTTCCACATCCTCTTTTAAGCCTTTACGTAAGCCCCTTCTCTTAACTTTGTTATATTAAATTCCTGAGAATCAAAGAAAAATTTCAAATAACCAATAATATAATTAATTCTATAAGAGGTATGCTGTATGAGTAAGGAGGTTTTTGGAGCGGCCGTTCATGGGGCCGGATGGGTGAGCACACAGCACGCGAAGGCGTACATCAACAACCCTCGCACCAAGATAGTGGCTGTTTCCAGCAGGAGGGAGGAAAGCGCCCGGAAACTGGCTGACATGTATGGGCTGAAAGATGTGAAGATTTACACGAGCTATGATCGTTTAATCGATGATCCCGACGTAGACATCGTATCGATTTGCACGCCGCAACACCTGCATTCCGAAGAGGTGGTGAAGGCCGCGGAGGCTAAGAAACACATCGTGATAGAGAAGCCAGCCGCCATCAGCCTAGAAGGATTGAAGGCCATGAGGGACGCTGTGAGGAAAGCTGGGGTGAAGACGGTTGTATGCTTCGTGTTGAGGTGGAACCCGATAATAGAGACGGTGAAAAATATGCTGGCTGAAGACTTCTTCGGAAAGGTCTACTATGTGGAAGCGGACTATCAATCCCACATCTCAAGCTGGTGGTCTGGCTGGGACTGGGCTAGGAAGAAGGAGATCGGCGTCAGCTCATTCCTAGTAGCGGGGGTTCACTCCATAGACATGGCGCGTTGGCTGGCTGAACCCCAGCGGTTTAAAGCAGCCAACATCACCGAGGTTGTAGCCTACGCCGGAGGTTACAGGAAAGGAAAGGAGACGCCGCCCATGGAATACGATGGATTAGAGGTCATGCTCGTAAAGTTCGATAACGGGGCCTTGGGTAAAATTTCCTCAAACTACGATGTGATTATGCCCTACAACTTCGTCTGGAGCGTTTTCGGCGACAAGGGGACATGTAAAAACAACAGGGTTTGGTCGAAAAAGTTTCCAGGTCAAAACGATTGGGTTACGATTCCAGGCATCATGCCCGACACCGCTGAGGTTTCTCATCACCCATTTCAAAGCGAAATAGACCACTTCGTGGAATGCATCATTCAAGATAAAGAGTCGTATCTGAACCTCGAGGACGCGGTGAACACCCATGAGGCCGCCTTCGCAGCCATGATATCGTATAACGAAGGCAACAGGGTTGTAAAGCTTCCCCTACTAAAATAGCCGAAGAGAATGTGACTTCCGCCAGGTTAAGAGGGCCCGCCTCCATGAACATTTAGATGGCCCCGCTGAAGGCCGCTGGATCTAACGGGACTCCAACGAACCCCGTTCAGGTTGAAAGGTTGAAATATTCAGCTACTCGTATCGACCGTATTTCTCCGCGGCCCTAACCATGGCCTTAAGGTTTTCAGCCGGGGTGTCTCTGGGAACCTCGCAGCCGGAGCCTAGTATGAATCCGCCACCCCTAGCCGCCGAGTGAATACACCTCCTACTCTCCTCCTCGACTTCCTCCGGGGTTCCGTTCAACAGCAACATCGGGCTTACGTTTCCCCTTATCCCAACCCTGTTCCCATATCTCCTCCTGATCTCGGCTAAGTCAACTTGGCTGTCAACTTCGAGGAAGCGGGCTCCAGTTTGAACCATGCGGTCGATGATTAAAGTGGAGTCACCGCATATGTGCAGGAAAAACGGGACACCGCGCCCCGCCTCAATCACCTTCCTATCATAGGGAAGGACGAACCGCTCAAACAGCCTAGGAGATATAACGTTTGGGGAAGCCATCGCCTCACCCATCACGATGGCATCCACGCCAGCTTTAACCTCGGCTTCAACAAACCTCGCCACCACTTCAGCCGAGATGCGGATCAGCTTGTCCGCCATTTGAGGACTCCGGTAAAGGTCTACGCACATGTTAGCAATACCCCTCAGCTGGGCTGCGACTTGAAACGGTCCATTGACGTTAGCGAACACAGCATACTTGTCGCCCGCCTTCTCCTTCAGCTTTTCTACAGCTTCGATCCAAACTGGCATCCTGCAGTCCCTTAAGGGGTCAGGGATTCGCAGGGCCTCTACGTCCTCGAATTCTTTCACGAAGGGTTCGGCGACGCATGGGACCTCGTCTAAACCGTACTTCGCTTCGCATCCCATGGCTTCAGCCTCTACCACGGGGTCTGAGTCCACGTAGACGGCGTCTATTCCGTGGTCTTCAACCGTTTTAAGCTGCGCCTCGACGAGGCTGTTGGGTTTCGAGCAGTAATCGACGAACCTTACACCCGCATATTTCGCCGCGTATGTTATGATGAAGGGTACTACTGGAACTCGGTCTGGTTGATTGAGCTCCAACGTGGCTAGCACGCGGTCGCGGGGCTTCAAGTCGAGTTTGTCAACTCTTCGACTAGGGTTAGAAGCTCCTTCAGAGACTTTAACTCGTATTTAGGCTTCGCCAAATCTTCAGGGGGTTCATCTTGGACCGCCCCTCCCCTTCTAACTCTTACGGTTGCCATTCCCAGCTGATTCGCCACGGCGATGTCGTTGAAGTCTCCTCCCACGAACAGGCATTCACGAGGCTTTAATCCAACCTGATCCAGTAGTAGGTTGAAGAGTTCTTCGTCAACCGTGTTTTTACCATGCTCTCCAGACAGCGTTACAACGTGGCAGAGGTGTTGCACCCCTAGGTTGATGAGCTTTTGCCATTGTTTAACTGGGTTTCCTGAGGAGATTACTCCGATCTTTAAACCCATATCCCTCAGCTTAACGATGGTGGGTACTGTGTCGGGGTAAGGGGTGAGATAAGCTCTACTGGTCTCCCTGTAGGCGACAACGCCGGCCGCGATCACTCTGGGATTCCATTTTAACCCAAGTCTTTTAAGCATCTCGTCGAAGTGCATTTGATAGTCGCTTCCATACTCTTTCACAACCTCGTTTAACACTCGGAAACCATTCTCAACGTCTATTGGGAGGCCAGCCTCCACCATGGCCCTTAACGCGCTGATTCTCGCCGCGTCCTTCTGAAAGCGAGCGTCGTATAACACATTATCTATGTTAAAGATTACAGCCTTCACGTCCATTACTTAACGACCTTCGAAAGCTTTTCAGGTTTATCTGGATTCAACCCCCTATATATGGATGTAAAGTAAGCGTAGAGTTGGAAGGGAACCACATAAACGATCGGGCTAATATACGTGGGGACGTCTCCTTTAAAAGCCAATGCCCTAACCTTCAACTCATCCCTAACCAACACGTCGTTGGAAACAGCTATGACCGGGGCTCCATATCCTTTAAAACTTTTCACAAGCCTCCGCACCTCCTCCACCTCTGTTTTGAGGAGGATGAGCATCACGGCTGTTTTCTCGTTGACAAGTTGGACAGGGCCGTGGAGGAACTCCCTAGTGGCGAAGCCCTCGGAGAAAACATTACAAGCCTCCTTCAACTTTAAG
This genomic stretch from Candidatus Bathyarchaeia archaeon harbors:
- a CDS encoding Gfo/Idh/MocA family oxidoreductase, producing MSKEVFGAAVHGAGWVSTQHAKAYINNPRTKIVAVSSRREESARKLADMYGLKDVKIYTSYDRLIDDPDVDIVSICTPQHLHSEEVVKAAEAKKHIVIEKPAAISLEGLKAMRDAVRKAGVKTVVCFVLRWNPIIETVKNMLAEDFFGKVYYVEADYQSHISSWWSGWDWARKKEIGVSSFLVAGVHSIDMARWLAEPQRFKAANITEVVAYAGGYRKGKETPPMEYDGLEVMLVKFDNGALGKISSNYDVIMPYNFVWSVFGDKGTCKNNRVWSKKFPGQNDWVTIPGIMPDTAEVSHHPFQSEIDHFVECIIQDKESYLNLEDAVNTHEAAFAAMISYNEGNRVVKLPLLK
- a CDS encoding uroporphyrinogen decarboxylase family protein, translating into MLATLELNQPDRVPVVPFIITYAAKYAGVRFVDYCSKPNSLVEAQLKTVEDHGIDAVYVDSDPVVEAEAMGCEAKYGLDEVPCVAEPFVKEFEDVEALRIPDPLRDCRMPVWIEAVEKLKEKAGDKYAVFANVNGPFQVAAQLRGIANMCVDLYRSPQMADKLIRISAEVVARFVEAEVKAGVDAIVMGEAMASPNVISPRLFERFVLPYDRKVIEAGRGVPFFLHICGDSTLIIDRMVQTGARFLEVDSQVDLAEIRRRYGNRVGIRGNVSPMLLLNGTPEEVEEESRRCIHSAARGGGFILGSGCEVPRDTPAENLKAMVRAAEKYGRYE
- a CDS encoding HAD family hydrolase — encoded protein: MDVKAVIFNIDNVLYDARFQKDAARISALRAMVEAGLPIDVENGFRVLNEVVKEYGSDYQMHFDEMLKRLGLKWNPRVIAAGVVAYRETSRAYLTPYPDTVPTIVKLRDMGLKIGVISSGNPVKQWQKLINLGVQHLCHVVTLSGEHGKNTVDEELFNLLLDQVGLKPRECLFVGGDFNDIAVANQLGMATVRVRRGGAVQDEPPEDLAKPKYELKSLKELLTLVEELTNST